From a single Mycolicibacterium mengxianglii genomic region:
- a CDS encoding cytochrome P450 — protein MTVSANKAGSQAILDPYDYDFHEDPYPYYQRLRDEAPLYRNDELGFWALSRHHDVLQGFRNSTTLSNKFGVSLDPASRGPHASKTMSFLAMDDPGHLRLRTLVSKGFTPRRIRELEPRVKQIALEHLEVMLDKATSSPGATVDYVNEFAGKLPMDVISELMGVPQPDRDKVRAWADGVMHREEGVTDVPAAAIEASLNLIVYYQEMVAERRKKLTDDLTSALLEAEIDGDRLTDDEVLGFMFLMVIAGNETTTKLLANAAFWAHRNPDQLKPVHEDPSRIPLWVEETLRYDTSSQILARTVEGDLTLYDTTIPDGDVVLLLPGSAHRDERVFDRPDDFVIGREIGSKLMSFGSGAHFCLGAHLARMEARVALTELLTRIRGFEVDEDNAVRVHSSNVRGFANLPMTLEIP, from the coding sequence ATGACCGTTTCAGCAAACAAGGCGGGTTCTCAGGCCATCCTGGACCCCTACGACTACGACTTCCACGAAGACCCGTATCCGTACTATCAGCGACTACGCGACGAAGCGCCGCTGTACCGCAACGACGAACTCGGATTCTGGGCCCTGTCGCGTCACCACGACGTACTGCAGGGGTTCCGCAACAGCACCACCCTGTCCAACAAGTTCGGCGTCTCGCTGGATCCGGCCTCCCGCGGACCGCACGCGTCGAAGACCATGTCGTTTCTGGCGATGGACGATCCCGGGCACCTGCGTCTGCGCACCCTGGTGTCAAAGGGTTTCACGCCCAGGCGCATTCGCGAGCTGGAGCCCCGGGTCAAACAGATCGCGCTCGAGCACCTCGAAGTGATGCTGGACAAGGCCACGTCCTCTCCCGGCGCCACCGTCGACTACGTCAACGAATTCGCCGGCAAGCTGCCCATGGACGTCATCTCCGAGCTGATGGGAGTCCCACAGCCCGACCGCGACAAGGTGCGGGCCTGGGCCGACGGCGTGATGCACCGCGAAGAGGGCGTCACCGACGTACCGGCAGCGGCCATCGAAGCCTCGCTGAACCTGATCGTCTACTACCAGGAGATGGTCGCCGAGCGGCGCAAGAAGCTGACCGACGACTTGACCTCGGCGCTACTGGAAGCCGAGATCGACGGTGATCGCCTCACCGACGACGAGGTGCTCGGATTCATGTTCCTCATGGTGATTGCCGGTAACGAGACCACGACGAAACTGCTTGCCAATGCCGCCTTCTGGGCGCACCGCAACCCCGATCAGCTGAAGCCGGTGCACGAGGATCCGTCGCGGATCCCACTCTGGGTCGAGGAGACGTTGCGCTATGACACCTCCAGCCAGATCCTGGCCCGCACCGTCGAGGGCGACCTGACGCTGTACGACACCACCATTCCCGACGGTGACGTGGTGCTGCTGTTGCCCGGCTCCGCGCACCGCGACGAGCGGGTGTTCGACCGCCCAGACGACTTTGTGATCGGACGCGAAATCGGTTCCAAGTTGATGAGTTTCGGCAGCGGTGCCCACTTCTGCCTGGGAGCACACCTGGCCAGGATGGAAGCCCGGGTGGCGCTGACCGAACTACTGACCCGGATCCGCGGGTTCGAGGTGGACGAGGACAACGCCGTCCGCGTGCACTCCAGCAATGTCCGCGGATTCGCCAACCTGCCCATGACCCTGGAGATCCCGTAA
- a CDS encoding SDR family oxidoreductase, with protein MPRFSPLPERRPALVAGASSGIGAATAVDLAAHGFPVALGARRVEKCQELVDKIKAEGGEAIAVHLDVTDPDSVKACVEQTTSELGDIEVLVAGAGDTYFGKLDAISTEQFESQVQIHLIGANRVASAVLPGMMERQRGDLIFVGSDVALRQRPHMGAYGAAKAALVAMVTNYQMELEGTGVRASIVHPGPTKTSMGWSLPADLIGPALEDWAKWGQARHDYFLRASDLARAITFVAETPRGGFIANMELQPEAPLADIKDRQKLALGEEGIPPQ; from the coding sequence ATGCCCCGTTTCTCGCCACTGCCCGAACGCAGGCCCGCGCTCGTGGCCGGCGCCTCCTCCGGCATCGGTGCCGCCACCGCCGTCGACCTGGCCGCACATGGCTTCCCGGTGGCACTCGGCGCGCGCCGAGTCGAGAAGTGCCAGGAACTCGTCGACAAAATCAAAGCCGAAGGCGGCGAAGCGATCGCGGTGCACCTCGACGTGACCGACCCCGACTCGGTGAAGGCCTGTGTCGAGCAGACCACCTCCGAGCTCGGTGACATCGAGGTGCTGGTCGCCGGCGCCGGTGACACCTACTTCGGCAAGCTCGACGCCATCAGCACCGAGCAGTTCGAATCGCAGGTGCAGATCCACTTGATCGGCGCCAACCGCGTCGCCTCGGCCGTGCTGCCCGGCATGATGGAGCGGCAGCGCGGTGACCTGATCTTCGTCGGTTCGGATGTGGCGTTGCGTCAACGCCCGCACATGGGGGCCTACGGCGCGGCCAAAGCGGCACTCGTCGCAATGGTCACGAACTATCAGATGGAACTGGAAGGCACCGGTGTCCGGGCCTCTATCGTGCACCCCGGCCCGACCAAGACCTCGATGGGCTGGAGCCTGCCCGCCGATCTGATCGGACCCGCGCTCGAGGACTGGGCCAAGTGGGGTCAGGCCCGGCACGACTACTTCCTGCGCGCATCCGACCTGGCCCGGGCCATCACCTTCGTGGCGGAGACCCCGCGGGGCGGCTTCATCGCCAACATGGAACTCCAACCTGAAGCTCCATTGGCGGACATCAAGGACCGCCAGAAACTTGCGCTCGGCGAAGAAGGGATTCCACCCCAGTGA
- a CDS encoding cytochrome P450, with translation MTTTAIVPRVSGGEEEHGHLEEFRTDPIGLMTRIREECGEVGWFQLVDKHVVFLSGAEANEFFFRSADEDLDQAEAYPFMTPIFGEGVVFDASPERRKEMLHNSALRGEQMKGHAATIEGEVKKIIADWGDQGEIELLDFFSELTIYTSTACLIGLKFREQLDGRFAHYYHQLERGTDPLCYVDPYLDIESFRIRDESRVKLVALVQEIMEGRIANPPSGKEDRDLLDILVSIKDEDGNARFSADEVTGMFISLMFAGHHTSSGTSSWTLIELIRHPEIYAQVQSELDELYADGQEVSFHALRQIPLLDNVVKETLRLHPPLIILMRVAQGEFEVAGFPIHKGDFVAASPAISNRIPEDFPDPDAFKPNRYDKPEQADVANRWTWIPFGAGRHRCVGAAFATMQIKAIFSVLLREYEFEMAQPADSYRNDHSKMVVQLERPAKVRYRRRVRD, from the coding sequence GTGACGACAACAGCGATCGTCCCCCGCGTCTCCGGCGGCGAGGAAGAGCACGGACACCTCGAGGAGTTCCGTACCGACCCGATCGGGTTGATGACGCGGATCCGCGAGGAATGCGGCGAAGTCGGCTGGTTCCAGTTGGTCGACAAGCACGTGGTGTTCCTGTCCGGTGCCGAGGCCAACGAGTTCTTCTTCCGTTCGGCCGACGAGGATCTCGACCAGGCCGAGGCATACCCCTTCATGACCCCGATCTTCGGTGAGGGCGTGGTCTTCGACGCCAGCCCCGAGCGGCGCAAGGAGATGCTGCACAACTCCGCACTGCGTGGTGAGCAGATGAAGGGCCACGCCGCCACCATCGAGGGCGAGGTCAAGAAGATCATCGCCGACTGGGGCGACCAGGGCGAGATCGAACTGCTCGACTTCTTCTCCGAGCTGACCATCTACACCTCGACTGCGTGCCTGATCGGGTTGAAGTTCCGCGAGCAGCTCGACGGACGGTTCGCGCATTATTACCACCAGCTGGAGCGCGGCACCGACCCCCTGTGTTACGTCGACCCGTATCTGGACATCGAGAGCTTCCGAATCCGCGATGAGTCTCGCGTGAAACTCGTTGCGCTGGTCCAGGAGATCATGGAAGGTCGCATCGCCAACCCGCCCAGCGGCAAGGAAGACCGCGACCTGCTCGACATCCTGGTCTCGATCAAAGACGAGGACGGCAACGCCCGCTTCTCCGCCGACGAGGTCACCGGCATGTTCATCTCACTGATGTTCGCCGGCCACCACACCAGTTCCGGCACCTCGTCGTGGACGCTGATCGAGCTGATCCGCCACCCGGAGATCTACGCACAGGTGCAGTCTGAACTCGACGAGCTCTACGCCGACGGCCAGGAAGTGAGTTTCCATGCGCTGCGCCAGATTCCGCTGCTGGACAATGTGGTCAAGGAAACGCTGCGCCTGCACCCGCCACTGATCATCCTGATGCGGGTGGCCCAGGGCGAGTTCGAGGTCGCCGGCTTCCCGATCCACAAGGGCGATTTCGTCGCCGCCTCACCGGCGATCAGCAACCGGATTCCGGAGGACTTCCCGGACCCGGACGCGTTCAAGCCGAACCGCTACGACAAGCCCGAGCAGGCCGATGTGGCCAACCGCTGGACCTGGATCCCGTTCGGCGCCGGGCGGCACCGCTGCGTCGGCGCGGCGTTCGCCACCATGCAGATCAAGGCGATCTTCTCGGTTCTGTTGCGGGAGTACGAGTTCGAGATGGCACAGCCGGCGGATTCCTACCGCAACGACCACTCGAAGATGGTGGTGCAGTTGGAACGCCCCGCGAAGGTCCGCTACCGCAGGCGCGTCAGGGACTGA
- a CDS encoding ferredoxin: MGSYTVAVDADLCQGHAMCELEAPDVFSVPKRGIVDILDAEPPDEMREDVERAAEMCPTRALFITDKEG; this comes from the coding sequence ATGGGAAGTTACACCGTGGCCGTTGACGCCGACCTGTGCCAGGGTCACGCCATGTGCGAGCTGGAGGCACCGGACGTCTTCAGCGTGCCCAAACGCGGCATCGTGGACATTCTGGATGCGGAACCACCCGACGAGATGCGCGAAGACGTCGAGCGGGCAGCCGAGATGTGTCCTACCCGAGCACTATTCATCACCGATAAAGAAGGCTGA
- a CDS encoding nuclear transport factor 2-like protein: MGDFKGSREQLEDWVQRWLTANQDAEKAGDWKPLADFYTDDATYGWNIGPKEDVMCLNKDEIRDVALGLEMEGLENWVYEYQKVLIDEKQGEIVGFWKQIAHKSDGTKDEIYGIGGSWFRLNDNLLIEWQRDFFDFGHVQKAFMKLIESGDLTPTMQKRIERSLAGEKLPGYYPLGTSPVPIF; this comes from the coding sequence ATGGGCGATTTCAAGGGGTCACGTGAACAACTCGAGGACTGGGTGCAGCGCTGGTTGACTGCCAACCAGGACGCGGAGAAAGCCGGTGACTGGAAACCGTTGGCCGACTTCTACACCGATGACGCCACCTACGGCTGGAACATCGGGCCCAAAGAGGACGTGATGTGCCTCAACAAGGACGAAATCCGGGATGTGGCGCTGGGTTTGGAGATGGAAGGCCTGGAGAACTGGGTCTACGAGTACCAGAAGGTGCTGATCGACGAGAAGCAGGGCGAGATCGTCGGCTTCTGGAAGCAGATCGCCCACAAGAGCGACGGCACCAAAGACGAGATCTACGGCATCGGTGGCAGCTGGTTCCGACTGAACGACAACCTGCTGATCGAGTGGCAGCGTGACTTCTTCGACTTCGGCCATGTGCAGAAGGCGTTCATGAAGCTGATCGAATCCGGTGACCTCACCCCGACGATGCAGAAACGCATCGAACGCAGCCTCGCCGGCGAGAAACTGCCGGGCTATTACCCCCTCGGAACGTCGCCCGTACCCATTTTCTGA
- a CDS encoding NDMA-dependent alcohol dehydrogenase, translating into MKTKGALIWEFNQPWSVEEIEIGDPVKDEVKIQMEASGMCHSDHHLVTGGIPMGGFPVLGGHEGAGIVTEVGPGVEGIEPGDHVVLSFIPSCGSCPSCQAGLRNLCDLGAGLLGGVAVADGTHRIQASGGRDVFPMTLLGTFSPYMVVHKSSVVKIDKSIPFEVACLVGCGVTTGYGSAVRSGDIRPGDDVAIIGIGGVGMGALQGALNAGARYIFAVDPVEWKRDQALKFGATHVYPDIFAAMAGIAEVTAGGMAKKTIVTVGELKGEDIDNYLNVTSKGGTCVVTAVGSMMENQVTMNLSMLTLLQKNLQGTIFGGGNPHHDIPQLLSMYKAGRLNLDDMVTRQYKLEQINDGYRDMLEGRNIRGIIRYTDADR; encoded by the coding sequence ATGAAGACCAAAGGCGCACTCATCTGGGAGTTCAACCAGCCCTGGTCGGTCGAGGAGATCGAGATCGGCGACCCCGTCAAAGACGAGGTCAAGATCCAGATGGAAGCCTCGGGGATGTGCCACTCCGACCACCACCTCGTCACCGGCGGCATCCCGATGGGTGGTTTCCCAGTCCTCGGTGGTCACGAGGGCGCGGGCATCGTCACCGAGGTGGGCCCCGGCGTGGAGGGCATCGAACCCGGCGACCACGTGGTGCTGTCGTTCATCCCCTCGTGCGGCTCGTGCCCGTCGTGTCAGGCCGGTCTCCGTAACCTCTGCGACCTGGGCGCCGGTCTGCTCGGCGGGGTCGCCGTCGCCGACGGCACCCACCGCATCCAGGCCTCGGGAGGCCGCGACGTCTTCCCGATGACCCTGCTGGGGACGTTCAGCCCGTACATGGTGGTGCACAAGAGCTCGGTGGTGAAGATCGACAAGTCGATCCCGTTCGAGGTCGCCTGCCTGGTGGGCTGCGGTGTGACCACCGGTTACGGCTCGGCAGTACGCAGCGGCGACATCCGTCCCGGCGACGACGTCGCGATCATCGGCATCGGCGGTGTGGGCATGGGAGCGCTGCAAGGGGCCCTCAATGCCGGCGCACGCTACATCTTCGCCGTCGACCCGGTGGAATGGAAGCGCGATCAGGCCCTGAAATTCGGTGCCACGCACGTCTATCCGGACATCTTCGCCGCCATGGCCGGCATTGCCGAGGTCACTGCCGGCGGGATGGCCAAGAAGACCATCGTCACTGTGGGCGAGCTCAAGGGTGAGGACATCGACAACTACCTCAACGTCACCTCCAAAGGTGGCACCTGCGTGGTGACCGCCGTCGGCAGCATGATGGAGAACCAGGTCACCATGAACCTGTCGATGCTCACGCTGCTGCAGAAGAACCTGCAGGGCACCATCTTCGGCGGCGGCAACCCTCACCATGACATCCCGCAGTTGCTGTCGATGTACAAGGCGGGCCGGCTGAACCTCGACGATATGGTCACCCGCCAGTACAAGCTCGAGCAGATCAACGACGGCTACCGGGACATGCTGGAGGGCCGCAACATTCGCGGCATCATCCGCTACACCGACGCCGACCGCTGA
- a CDS encoding HIT family protein, with translation MASVFTKIINREIPGRFVHEDDEFVAFLTIAPVTQGHTLIVPRAEIDQWQDVDPAVFGRINNLAQRIGKAVMTAFDAPRAGLLIAGLEIPHLHVHVFPAYTLGDFDITGADPNPSPESLDEAQAKITAALADL, from the coding sequence ATGGCATCTGTGTTCACGAAGATCATCAACCGGGAGATCCCGGGGCGGTTCGTGCACGAGGACGACGAGTTCGTCGCCTTCCTCACGATCGCCCCGGTCACCCAGGGGCACACCCTGATCGTGCCGCGGGCCGAGATCGATCAGTGGCAAGACGTTGACCCAGCAGTCTTCGGGCGGATCAACAACTTGGCGCAGCGCATCGGCAAGGCCGTGATGACGGCGTTCGACGCGCCCCGGGCCGGCCTGCTGATCGCCGGCCTGGAAATACCGCACCTGCACGTGCACGTGTTTCCGGCCTACACCCTCGGCGATTTCGATATCACGGGAGCGGATCCCAACCCGTCACCGGAGTCGTTGGACGAGGCGCAGGCCAAGATCACCGCGGCGCTGGCCGACCTGTAG
- a CDS encoding sensor histidine kinase, producing MSEYLRRGIPLRVALVAATLVLVACGLLASGVAVTTILQHSLLNRVDQTLIDASQSWAQEARPSSPPANEGPNPGRPPSNFYVRGVSADGRVWMAVNDREAEPALPANNDVGAVPTTVGSIDGSHVRWRAVSVRGTHGELTTVAIDLSDVESTVRSLIYTQLGIGLAVLVVLGIAGFAVVRRSLRPLVEVEQTAAAIAAGELDRRVPQRDPRTEVGQLSLALNGMLAQIQGAVAASESSAEQARRSEERMRRFITDASHELRTPLTTIRGFAELYRQGAARDVEMLMSRIESEASRMGLLVEDLLLLARLDAQRPLDQHQVDLLALATDAVHDAQSVAPRRRVSMEVFDGPGTPEVIGDEPRLRQVLGNLVANAIQHTPETAGITVRVGTAGDSAVLEVADEGPGISEEDAQRVFERFYRTDSSRDRASGGTGLGLSIVDSLVYAHGGTVRVTTAPGKGCRFEVRLPRVLDVQADADTELTAPVS from the coding sequence ATGTCCGAATACCTTCGCCGGGGGATTCCACTACGCGTGGCACTTGTTGCCGCGACGCTGGTTCTGGTCGCGTGCGGGCTGCTGGCCTCAGGCGTCGCGGTGACCACCATCCTGCAGCACTCCCTGCTCAACCGGGTCGACCAGACGCTCATTGACGCCTCGCAGAGCTGGGCGCAGGAGGCGCGGCCATCGTCACCGCCGGCCAATGAGGGTCCCAATCCGGGCCGGCCACCGTCGAACTTCTACGTGCGCGGTGTCAGCGCCGACGGCCGGGTGTGGATGGCGGTCAATGACCGGGAGGCGGAGCCGGCGCTGCCGGCCAATAACGATGTCGGGGCCGTCCCGACGACGGTCGGTTCGATCGACGGCTCCCACGTGCGGTGGCGGGCAGTATCGGTGCGCGGAACACACGGTGAGCTGACGACGGTCGCGATCGATCTGTCCGATGTCGAATCCACCGTCCGATCACTGATCTACACCCAGCTGGGTATCGGGTTGGCAGTGTTGGTGGTGCTCGGCATCGCCGGGTTCGCGGTGGTGCGCCGCAGTTTGAGGCCTCTGGTCGAGGTCGAGCAGACGGCCGCCGCTATCGCCGCGGGTGAGCTCGATCGCCGTGTACCCCAACGTGATCCGCGCACCGAGGTGGGTCAGCTGTCGCTGGCTCTGAACGGAATGCTCGCCCAGATCCAGGGAGCGGTGGCGGCATCGGAGTCCTCGGCTGAACAGGCCCGCCGTTCCGAGGAACGGATGCGGCGCTTCATCACCGACGCCAGCCATGAACTGCGCACACCGTTGACGACCATCCGGGGTTTCGCCGAGCTGTACCGCCAAGGTGCGGCGCGCGACGTCGAGATGCTGATGTCGCGTATCGAAAGCGAAGCCAGTCGGATGGGGCTGTTGGTCGAGGATCTGCTGCTGTTGGCGCGTCTTGACGCTCAGCGACCCCTGGATCAGCACCAGGTGGACCTGCTGGCCCTGGCCACCGACGCCGTGCACGACGCGCAGTCGGTGGCGCCGCGGCGCCGGGTATCGATGGAGGTGTTCGACGGCCCCGGCACCCCGGAGGTGATCGGCGACGAGCCCCGGCTGCGTCAGGTGCTCGGCAACCTGGTCGCCAATGCCATTCAGCACACCCCGGAAACCGCCGGGATCACGGTGCGGGTGGGAACGGCCGGTGACAGTGCCGTGCTCGAAGTCGCCGACGAGGGACCGGGTATCAGTGAAGAGGACGCCCAGCGGGTGTTCGAGCGGTTCTACCGCACCGACTCGTCGCGGGACCGCGCGAGCGGCGGGACGGGCCTGGGGCTCTCGATCGTGGATTCCCTGGTGTACGCACACGGTGGAACGGTGCGTGTGACCACCGCACCCGGCAAGGGCTGCCGCTTCGAAGTGCGGCTGCCGCGGGTGCTGGACGTCCAGGCCGACGCGGACACCGAACTGACGGCGCCGGTCAGCTGA
- a CDS encoding response regulator transcription factor gives MLMGAPATSPTQSATKPEARVLVVDDETNIVELLSVSLKFQGFEVYTAVSGPAALDRAREVKPDAVILDVMMPGMDGFGVLRRLRADGIDAPALFLTARDTLQDKIAGLTLGADDYVTKPFSLEEVVARLRVILRRTGKTTEEPRNARLTFADIELDEDTHEVWKAGEPVALSPTEFTLLRYFVINAGTVLSKPKILDHVWRYDFGGDVNVVESYVSYLRRKIDTGDKRLLHTLRGVGYVLREPR, from the coding sequence ATGCTCATGGGAGCGCCAGCGACAAGCCCGACTCAATCCGCCACCAAACCCGAGGCTCGGGTATTGGTCGTCGACGATGAGACCAACATCGTCGAACTGCTGTCCGTCAGCCTGAAGTTCCAGGGTTTCGAGGTATACACCGCGGTCAGCGGGCCCGCAGCCCTCGATCGGGCCCGTGAAGTGAAACCTGATGCGGTGATCCTCGACGTGATGATGCCGGGAATGGACGGCTTCGGGGTGCTGCGGCGGTTGCGCGCCGACGGTATCGACGCCCCGGCGCTGTTCCTCACCGCCCGCGACACGCTGCAAGACAAGATCGCCGGACTGACACTCGGTGCCGACGACTACGTGACCAAGCCGTTCAGCCTCGAAGAGGTGGTTGCGCGGTTGCGTGTCATCCTGCGCCGCACCGGTAAGACCACCGAGGAACCCCGCAACGCGCGTCTGACGTTCGCCGACATCGAACTCGACGAGGACACGCACGAGGTGTGGAAGGCCGGTGAACCGGTAGCCCTGTCACCCACCGAGTTCACGCTGCTGCGCTACTTCGTCATCAACGCGGGCACCGTGCTGTCCAAGCCGAAGATCCTCGACCACGTGTGGCGATATGACTTCGGTGGCGACGTCAATGTCGTCGAGTCCTACGTGTCGTATCTGCGGCGCAAGATCGACACCGGCGACAAGAGGCTGCTGCACACGCTGCGCGGCGTCGGCTACGTCCTACGGGAGCCGCGGTAG
- a CDS encoding M15 family metallopeptidase, with protein sequence MVCRAIGLLVATCCLAAAGHPGAASASPVPPVSERAQAAGLVDVRTVVPDAVIDLRYATAENFVGVPLYPADARCLVHESLAPGLATAAARLRDSGDVLVFWDCYRPHGVQVTMFEHTPDPAWVARPGRYARSHTAGRSVDLSIVGADMATDFDDFTPRALAYATDGVSAAAQANRARLREAMAAGGFSVYAGEWWHFDGPGAAVDRPILDVPIN encoded by the coding sequence ATGGTGTGCCGAGCGATAGGACTGCTGGTGGCCACGTGTTGCCTGGCGGCGGCGGGACACCCTGGGGCGGCGTCGGCCTCGCCGGTGCCCCCGGTCTCGGAGCGGGCGCAGGCTGCGGGGCTTGTCGATGTGCGGACAGTTGTTCCGGACGCGGTGATCGACCTGCGCTACGCCACTGCCGAGAATTTCGTCGGAGTTCCGCTGTATCCGGCTGACGCGCGGTGCCTGGTGCACGAATCCCTGGCGCCGGGGCTGGCCACGGCCGCGGCGCGGCTGCGCGACAGCGGCGACGTGCTGGTCTTCTGGGACTGCTACCGGCCGCACGGCGTGCAGGTCACCATGTTCGAGCACACTCCCGATCCGGCCTGGGTGGCCCGGCCGGGGCGCTACGCCCGGAGCCATACCGCCGGCCGATCGGTGGACCTGTCGATCGTGGGCGCCGACATGGCTACCGATTTCGACGATTTCACCCCGCGCGCGCTGGCGTATGCGACCGACGGGGTGTCTGCGGCGGCTCAGGCCAACCGGGCCCGGCTGCGCGAGGCGATGGCGGCCGGCGGGTTCAGCGTGTACGCGGGGGAGTGGTGGCATTTCGACGGGCCCGGTGCCGCGGTGGACCGGCCGATCTTGGATGTGCCGATCAACTAG
- a CDS encoding NAD(P)-dependent oxidoreductase, with the protein MRVGFIGLGNMGAAMASNVLSAGHEVTVFNRTAERADPLVQQGARRADGVAGACRGDVVFTMLADDAAVQHVAFGDQDLLGGIVDTLPPGATHISSSTISLELANRLTQAHADHGQRFVSAPVFGRPQAAAAAQLFVVAAGSADAIGNVAPLLDAVGQRTFVVGEDPQAANLVKLSGNFLIASVIESLGEAMALVSKAGVDKSQYLDVLTSTLFGAPVFHTYGRIIADGAFEPAGFAAPLGLKDVSLVLDAGARLQVPLPVASLLRDRFLALLATGGADLDWSAIATLAGRDSGLDDSA; encoded by the coding sequence ATGCGTGTCGGGTTCATCGGACTGGGAAACATGGGCGCTGCGATGGCATCGAATGTGCTCAGCGCCGGTCACGAGGTGACAGTCTTCAATCGCACAGCCGAGCGAGCCGACCCGTTGGTGCAGCAGGGTGCCCGGCGCGCGGACGGGGTCGCCGGCGCCTGCCGCGGCGACGTGGTGTTCACGATGCTGGCCGACGACGCTGCCGTGCAGCACGTGGCCTTCGGCGACCAGGACCTACTCGGCGGCATTGTGGACACCCTGCCGCCCGGCGCCACCCACATCTCATCGAGCACGATCAGCCTGGAGTTGGCCAACCGGTTGACCCAGGCACACGCCGACCACGGCCAGCGGTTCGTCTCAGCGCCGGTGTTCGGCAGACCGCAGGCCGCAGCGGCAGCCCAGCTGTTCGTCGTGGCCGCCGGGTCCGCCGACGCAATCGGCAACGTGGCACCACTGTTGGATGCCGTGGGTCAGCGGACGTTCGTGGTGGGCGAGGACCCGCAGGCGGCAAATCTCGTCAAGCTGAGCGGCAACTTCCTGATCGCCTCGGTCATCGAGTCGCTCGGCGAGGCGATGGCCCTGGTCTCGAAGGCGGGAGTCGACAAGAGCCAGTACCTGGACGTCCTGACCTCGACGCTGTTCGGCGCTCCCGTGTTTCACACCTACGGCAGGATCATCGCCGACGGCGCGTTCGAGCCCGCGGGCTTCGCGGCGCCGCTCGGGCTCAAGGACGTCAGCCTGGTGCTCGACGCCGGTGCCCGCCTGCAGGTTCCGTTGCCCGTCGCGAGCCTGCTGCGGGACCGGTTTCTGGCGCTCCTGGCAACCGGCGGTGCCGACCTGGACTGGTCGGCCATCGCCACGTTGGCCGGCCGGGATTCCGGCTTAGACGACTCCGCGTAA
- a CDS encoding SDR family oxidoreductase, giving the protein MQLSVDSRTYLVTGGGSGIGKGVAATLVASGANVMIIGRNADRLAAAVEEIEASGGPGSIRYEPADVTNEDEVTRAVEAAAGWHGRLHGVVHSAGGSHTIGPITQIDSGLWRSTVDLNVNGTMYVLKHAAREMVRGGGGSFVGISSIASSNTHRWFGAYGPAKSALDALLQLAADELGPSWVRVNGIRPGLTRTDMVEPIMQSPEVSEDYRACTPLPRVGEVSDIANLALFLLSDAAGYITGQVINVDGGHGLRRGPDMSGLLEPVFGADGLRGVV; this is encoded by the coding sequence GTGCAGTTGTCGGTCGATAGTCGGACCTACCTGGTCACCGGAGGCGGCAGCGGTATCGGCAAGGGTGTGGCGGCCACGCTCGTGGCTTCGGGTGCGAACGTGATGATCATCGGCCGCAACGCCGACCGTCTCGCGGCCGCCGTCGAGGAGATCGAGGCGTCCGGTGGGCCCGGGTCGATCCGGTACGAACCGGCCGACGTCACCAATGAGGACGAGGTGACGCGGGCCGTCGAGGCGGCCGCCGGGTGGCACGGACGGCTGCACGGCGTCGTCCACAGCGCCGGCGGCAGCCACACGATCGGCCCCATCACCCAGATCGACTCCGGGTTGTGGCGCTCCACGGTTGATCTCAACGTCAACGGCACCATGTACGTGCTCAAGCACGCAGCCCGGGAGATGGTGCGCGGAGGTGGCGGATCGTTCGTGGGTATCTCGTCGATCGCCTCGAGCAACACGCACCGCTGGTTCGGCGCCTACGGTCCGGCCAAGTCCGCGCTCGATGCGTTGCTGCAGTTGGCCGCCGATGAGCTGGGGCCGTCATGGGTCCGCGTCAACGGCATCCGCCCCGGCCTCACCCGCACCGACATGGTGGAACCGATCATGCAGTCGCCGGAGGTCAGTGAGGACTACCGGGCCTGCACGCCGCTGCCCCGCGTCGGCGAGGTGTCCGACATCGCCAATCTTGCGCTGTTCCTGCTCTCGGATGCCGCGGGGTACATCACCGGCCAGGTCATCAACGTCGACGGGGGCCACGGGCTGCGGCGCGGCCCGGATATGTCCGGCCTGCTCGAGCCGGTATTCGGCGCCGACGGGTTACGCGGAGTCGTCTAA